Genomic window (Oryza sativa Japonica Group chromosome 3, ASM3414082v1):
ctctttttttttttgctacaaTGTTACATGGTGTACTCTTATTTATCACCTGATGAGTAACCTGCAGATGGTACATCAATCCTTCTGTACATTATGAAGTACTCCTAAATACATCTACTCAATGCAAAGTTTTCACCACAAAAAACAGCTCGAGGAACttacaaaaatatttacattagaactctgaactctgaattcTGAAGCAGAGAAGCCAAACAAAACCAAAGAAACCTATGGCCATGGGAGTCCTCACCAGTGGCCGGTTATTAACGGAGTACTCACTCGATCGTCGTCGTCTCTACTTGTCGTTGCAGTAGAGGTGGCCACCGAGGGCGTCCTTGATCGCCGCAATGGCGGCCAGGTACCTGCTCCTCCGCTCCAGGTACCTCCCCTCTCgcgccagccgcgccgccgcgtcgtccagCCGGAGCAGCGCCTGCTGCTCCTCCCGGTCCTCCACGACCTCCCTCGCCACGGCGAACGAcagcgacgacggggagcaagTCGCGCggaacggcagcggcggccggctcCACCCGAGCTTGTCCGACAGCGCCGCCACGTTCTTGAGCTGCTCCTCCACTCGCTCCACGAGGTGGCGCaccatgtcgccgccgccgtcgccgccgcgttctTGGCTGGGCGGCGCGTCGGCCAGGGGCTGGACCCTCGCGACCACGTACGGCTTCGTCCtgacggcgccgacgacgcggaaccggtcgccgccgacgcaggTGAGGAAGAACCGGCCGTCGACGAGCCGCTCGCACTCCACCACGTGCGCCACGCACcccacctcgccggccgccaccccGCCCCCCACCCCGCCGCCGGAGTACACGACGCCGAACCTGGTGACCCCCTCCTGGAGCAGCGTGTGCACCATGATCCGGTACCGGAACTCGAACGCCTGGAGCTGCACCGTCGCGCCGGGGAAGACCACCGACGGGAACAGAACGATGGGGATCTCCACCGCCTGCTCCTGCcgcctcctcgacgccgccgcggcgccctcgTCCACGCAGCCGTGCAGGCTGCTGCCGCCCCTGCATTCGAGGCGCCTCTCTCCGGCGACACTTGCGGCGAGCCGTGCCGATGCAGGCTTTGGCCGCAGAGAAAActgagacgacgacgacgaagaagaagaagaaccgaTGAAGCTGCGGTTGATCGGCCTTGCAAAGCTAGATGGAACTTGCAGCGTCTTGAGGGCCATATAAGTGATCAAATACTTCACTTTATTTGTTTCAATCTGATGATGAGCTCTGTTTCAGAGAGATACAGATAATGAGATACAAACGGAAAACAAGAGGCAAAACATTAGTAAACCTTGTAAGCATCCAACAAGTATAATTATCTGATAAAAATGGGCAATCATAAATCAATGGACACAAGTACTACTGAATTACAGGTTTCAGAGAAAAGGATTATTATTCTGTGGTGGTTAAAATAGAGCAATCAAAGATGAGGTTTTGGtgttttgaacctttttattaATACCTTTGTGTTTAacaatctgatttttttttcattataagAACAgaaacatgattaattaattatccaaACTCAAAAGCAAAGTTGGATCTAAATATCTGAAGAGCTCAGAGTGAGCAGCTCGCAAGTGGCAAAGTGAGTGGGATGCAAGATTCTTCTAGTTAGGTGCCATAGTGTGGTGCTGTGGTTGGATAAGCGCTTTATCCTCAATGGACGATTGATTGTGACAGGGCGACTATTCTGCAAGCATTATTACTACCTCCCTCCCAACAGCAACACTTCATCATTTCTAggacaacaaaaaataattaattaagtttaatcAAATCAAATCGCAATTTATTCTTATACTCATTTTTCTCCCATCAAAGATGAACAAAAGAGACATGAACTCGatccccccaccccacccccaccacATCAACCCTGATTTTTCAGAGACGCCGTTTGATCACCAGATCCAGAGTTCCAGCCTAGCGAGCGAGTTCATTCCCCGGACTGAAAACCCAACCCAAGAACAGAGACCAACAAAAAGGGAGAGGAAACCAGTCCCGGATAGATGGCTGGATCATCGCAATCAACAACGGGAAAACTGAATCAtgcagaaagaaagaaagaaagaacgtACCGATGGATGTGCAGAAGACTAAAATACCAATTAAACTCTCGTTTGTAAGCGGCGGTTGCAGcggatgggagagagaggaggtgaaGAGAAGAGGTGATCCGAGAAGGAGAATTCAGGAGGAGGATGCCGAGGAAGAGGAGCCTGACTCTTCTTCTTTGAGAAGTCTGAAGAAGAAGTGGAGATAAGATAGAGGCTCCCACTTATAGCGAGTGAGAGAACTCGTTGGTTTGCTTCTCTGCACGTATCAGTATCGCCACCAGTGTAGTGCTATGGCAGTGGACACTGACAaacaaagaaagggaaaaaaaagggagcgGTTTTGTGGGCGACTCTGTTGGCGCCGATGCTGGAGCTGGCCTATGGCAGCCTGGCACGGTACCTGTGTCGGGTTGCGACCCGCAATCACGCCCTGGAGCTGGAAGaagcacgaggaggaggaggaggaggggttgtGGATAAGGAGGACTAGAAAAAACTTAGCATCAGATATGTACGGACAAACGAACAAACATGATATGGATGATTTGGAGCACGGCACAGCGCCTCGAACTTTGCCCTGCTACGCTCTACTCcatcctttaaaaaaaaaaaacaacatataaGCAAATACATGTTGTCTCTCCTAATACAATGAGATTGTTCAGATTCACTGTATAACTTCTAggttatctcttttttttaaacggagggagtgagTTATAAGTTTTTTTCGTGTTGAGATCTAACTTGACCGTAACTAAGCTTACACCAGTTGTAGTAGGGTGGTACAAGTGTAGCtcagaaatactccctccgtttcgaaatgtttgacaccgttgactttttagcacatgtttgaccgttcgtcttattcaaaaacttttgtgagatatgtaaaattatatgcctacataaaaatatatttaacaatgaatcaaatgataggaaaagaattaataattacttaaattttttgaataagacgattggtcaaacatgtgataaaaagtcaatggcgtcaaacattttgaaacggaggtagtagttaaTAGTAAGTGTAGTATAGTGAGCTTAAAATTTAAGAGTGTGACATGTGTATCTCGAGAATAAGAAAGTATGGCATAACACAGTTACGACAACGAAGCAAATACATgtctaaaaaaaactatggcATGACTAAAATGTGATAACCAACCAAACATCTCCTACGGAGCCATCGTTTTGCTTATTCACGGAATAAGtgaaatggcatatttgcaaacgtaaagcaatttgtaaataaaacttttatatacgtgttattagcgatctaaaagcaaaagctaaaaaaaactttgatgaaaaaaatcttaaaatcagctccaaatttaaggttgaaaaattaaatttttattgataagtataagtataagcgaaaagatgagacgGTTGGCTAGTGAATGTTACTCCCATGGATAGCCATCGTTCATCGCGGGCTGCTTTGCCATGTCGTTTCTGCAGAAAtttagtaactttttttttctctaaagtACCGTTTCGATAATCACGTTGCCTTGTATGTCCATTAGAGTAGCAGTGGACGCAAACATTATGTACTCGTTACTACACAAAACTACAAAATGGATGCGCATTTCTTATGACAAGTATAACCACAATTTACAGAGGGTAACCGTGCACAGGTGCAGAAGTGCAGAGAGGTGTTTGTTACCTTGATCCCCTTTCGCCAACACCTACTGCATGCACTTATTAGCTAGTTTCCTTCTTCAGGGACAGCACAAGCAGCAAACTCGAGATCCTAAAGAGAgacgggaagaagaagaagaagaagataaccCAAAGAGAGACACCAGCAGAGATGAAAGTACCGTATGGGACTATTTGGAGATGTAGAGGCTGCATGTCTGCCTGCTTATGTACTCCTCCTGCACGGTGCAGACTTCAGAACGctagctactactagtagtagctgATTTTGATGCTCCAGATGCCATCTCTGGAGGAGGAGTATTTGGATAACAAACCAAGTTGGCAAGCTGAGACAAAGATGAGACCGCCGGTTTCTCGCCGTCCCTGTTGGCGCCGCCGCACCTTGTTTACGTATACAGCATTACAATACACACTCTGACCCTAGCTAGAAGGTTGCCTTGGCCTGTGTGGTCAGCGTCCGTCTTGACGAGGAGGAGCCAAGTAATAATAACAGTGGTGACTTCACTTTACTAGTATCTATCTGTCCCTTGACAAGCTTCAAACTCCAATCAAAACCCAACTTCAATAATTCTagggggaattttttttttggaatatgcAAGATGCACATCTTTGTATTAAGAGAAATAAAGATTATTTACAGAGTtttgaaaatgaaaataaagtAGGGGACAGGGTACCGGATGGACAACAAAATCTAAGGCCTAATCTCCTATAAAATTTTGCGACCGCCACTCCGTGGTCGGTAGAGGTAACTCCGGCATGGCCGCGTTCGCTAAGCGCCAAAGCTCGGCCTCGGCCGCCATCACTTTTGCCACTTCGACCCAGGTCTTTTGCTGTTGGTTGAAGACCCTGTTGTCCGCTCCTTCCAAATAGTCCAAGCTATCAAAGCTGCAACAGTGTCGAATCCTCGTCGCTGAGCTTTGGCAACCTTCATTCTCTTATCACAAAGCCATAAGAGGAAGGAGGGTTCGTTGAATTGCAGTATGTCCGACAAATCAATTTCTCGGAGTGCGAACCACCACAGTTGACGTGACTCCGGGCATGCGACCAGGAGATGGTCAATCGTCTCGTCACCTTGATCACACAGGACGCACCAATCAGGATGTGGTAAACCCCGTCTCTGCAAACGATCGGCCGTCCAACATCTGTTTAGTGCCACTAACCACAGGAAATAGCGGCATCGGGGTGGTGCTAACGACCCCCAGATAAGCTTGTCCTGGAATTGGACCCTTCCCACAAACATGGACTGATAAGCTGAGCGAGCTGAGTATTCTCCTAACGACTCCCATCTCCAGATGATTGAAACCGGCTCTTCCAATAGGGCATCCAAGGATTGCAAAGATGTCCACAAGCTGAGGTACTCTAGGATAGCTTGGATTCCCAAAGCCCAGATATATCCCGGATCCATGTTCTACCTTGGAGTGCTTCGCGAACCGTCCTGCGATTCCGCGTTCTTGCTACGACCGCTGCATGCATAGCCGGCGCAAGGGTGCGGATTGACGACCCTTGGATCCAGTTGTCTTCCCAGAAGAGCACGTTCTTTCCATTGCTGACTCGACATGTCAAAGAGACTTGGAGCAGGTTCCTCTCCTTTTGCGAGATCGGAACGTTGAGTCCATGCCATGGCTTTTCCGGCGATGTCCTCAGTTGCCAAGCCCAGCGGCACCGGAGGCCCAGAGGAAGCCGCGATGGACCTTATCGATTCTCTTTATCACCCACTTTGGCACATTGATGGCCATCAGCAGATAGATCGGTATAGAGCTTAATACCGCATTTACCATAGTGACCCGACCAATGGGCGCCATCTGCTCTGCCTTCCATACCGGCAACCGACAGGCTACCTTGTCCACAAACGGCTGCAGGTCTTCTTTGCGAAGACGGAAGATGGAAAGGGGCAGTCCTAGATAAGTGCAAGGGAATGCTGTGACCTGACATGGAAGTTCATCCTGGATCAGTGCAATGTTGTCGTCGTTGCACTGAATTGGGAGAGCTGCACACTTGGCGAAATTCGCCCTAAGCCCTGTTGCTTCCCCAAAGATGTGTAGGATTTCCTTTGTTGTGCTGATTTCCTCAGGATCCGACTGAATGAAAACGACCGCGTCGTCCACGTAGAGGGAAGTTCGGTAGGGCAGGTGCAGCGGCTGTAACAGCCCTTCATTCTCTGCTTTAGAGAAAAGAGAGCTTAACGAGTCCATAGCGAGGACGAACAGCATGGGAGAGATTGGATCCCCCTGGCGCAGCCCTCGCCGGTGCAAGATAGGGTTCCCTGGTATGCCATTGATCAGGACCCGCGTGCTTGCTGTTCGGAAAAGCATGGCAATCCAAGCACACCAACGGCTACTGAACCCTTTGTGTTCCAGAACCTCTATAATGAATTGCCAGGAGATGGAATCGAATGCCTGCGCAATGTCGAGCTTCAAAAGCAAGGAGGATTGCTTCCGCTCATGCAACCGCTTCGCTAGGGGGGAAATTGAGTCATTGAGATGACAATTCGACCTCAA
Coding sequences:
- the LOC4333085 gene encoding uncharacterized protein, which gives rise to MALKTLQVPSSFARPINRSFIGSSSSSSSSSQFSLRPKPASARLAASVAGERRLECRGGSSLHGCVDEGAAAASRRRQEQAVEIPIVLFPSVVFPGATVQLQAFEFRYRIMVHTLLQEGVTRFGVVYSGGGVGGGVAAGEVGCVAHVVECERLVDGRFFLTCVGGDRFRVVGAVRTKPYVVARVQPLADAPPSQERGGDGGGDMVRHLVERVEEQLKNVAALSDKLGWSRPPLPFRATCSPSSLSFAVAREVVEDREEQQALLRLDDAAARLAREGRYLERRSRYLAAIAAIKDALGGHLYCNDK